The genomic interval TAGCGCATCTTGTAACTGTGTCCGTCATTAAAAAGACTTTTTTCCCTTGATCTCTGAAGTGTTCGCAGACAGCAGTAGCAGTTTGAAGAGCTTTCATCCTGATAAGAGGCGGCTGATCTCCTGTTGAACAAACAAGAACGGATTTTTTCATGCCTTCAGGGCCGAGAGAATTTTCTATAAACTCTTTAACTTCTCTTCCTCGTTCTCCAATGAGCGCCATTACGTTTACATCAGCTTCCGAATTTCTTGCAATCATCCCCAGCATGGTGCTTTTGCCTACTCCGCTCCCTGCAAAAAGCCCCATTCTCTGTCCTGCCCCAAGAGTAAGCATTCCGTCTATAGCTCTTATTCCGGTAGAAAACTTATTTTTTATAATCGGACGGGTAAATGCGTCAGGAGGGGAATTTTCTACAGAAACAAATTTTGCGTTTGATGTATCTAAAGGTCTGCCGTCAAGAGGTGCGCCAAGAGGATTTATCAATCTTCCCAGCAAAAAATCGCCTACAGGAATCATAATGGGTTTTCCTGTGGAAGTAACTAAGCTTCCCTGCGCAATTCCGCCTCCGTCATAAAGAAGAAGCATCTGGGCAGCATCCCCTTTGAATGCAACTACTTCAGCAGGTTTTCTGGAACCGTCTGCCGTTTCTATAAAACATAAATCGCCTATTTTTAATCCCGGAAGTTTTGCCTCTACAGTAAGACCGAGAAGTTTTGACACAGTTCCCTTGTATTGAAAGGTTTCTGTGTTATTGATTATGTCGAGAGCCTTATCTTTTATTTGAGAAATCTTGTCTTTTGAGATTTGTTGCATAATTAAATCCTTTTCGAGAATAGACAGTTACGGTTATTAACTGTAACTCATTGTTTCTTCGCCGATTATGTCGACTTGTTCTACCCTGATATCAGTTATAAGCTCACTGTAGGAAAGCACTACAACAGTAGGAATATGTCTTTCAAGCAGTTGGTATAAAGGAAGCCTGATTCTTGGCGAACAAAGTATTACAGGCTGCTGGCCTATTGTTTGGTGCGCTCTCATAAGAACAGTTGCGGCGTATTCAATTAATTCCTGAACCTGTAGAGGATTTAGCAGGAACATAGTACCAAGTTCTGTTCTCTGGCAGGAATCATCAAGGACTTTTTCCCATTCCTGCGAAAGTGTGACAACATGAAGAACTTTGTCATCAGTTGCATTGCCAAGACATATCTGTCTTCCAAGCGCGGCACGAAGTCTTTCTGAAAGAATATCAGGTTCTTTGGAGAATCTGGCAAAGTCGCAAAGTCTTTCGAATATAAATATAATATCCTTAATGGAAACTTTTTCGCGTAACAGATTAACGAATATCTTACGCAGGTCGCTGGTTGAAATAATAGCAGGGACAAGATCATTAATAAGTGTCGGATCTTGAGTTTTAACAAGTTCCATAAGCTTGAT from bacterium carries:
- a CDS encoding FliI/YscN family ATPase encodes the protein MQQISKDKISQIKDKALDIINNTETFQYKGTVSKLLGLTVEAKLPGLKIGDLCFIETADGSRKPAEVVAFKGDAAQMLLLYDGGGIAQGSLVTSTGKPIMIPVGDFLLGRLINPLGAPLDGRPLDTSNAKFVSVENSPPDAFTRPIIKNKFSTGIRAIDGMLTLGAGQRMGLFAGSGVGKSTMLGMIARNSEADVNVMALIGERGREVKEFIENSLGPEGMKKSVLVCSTGDQPPLIRMKALQTATAVCEHFRDQGKKVFLMTDTVTRCAMAGREVGLSIGEPPTMKGYPPSIFSWLQKILERSGASPKGSITALYTVLMEGDDINDPVVDTVRGIVDGHIFLNRKVAEMNHYPAIDVLGSVSRLFTEICDQEHMEATAKMRKMLAMYRENKDLIDVGMYQPGSNPQLDLAIQMMPTINAFLQQRTSDSVNMDGTINTLKQMMANIDI